A region from the Pelobates fuscus isolate aPelFus1 chromosome 1, aPelFus1.pri, whole genome shotgun sequence genome encodes:
- the LOC134570573 gene encoding keratin, type II cytoskeletal cochleal-like: MSHHSILGTSGHKHFSSCSMASPKHGSSYHTLSHSSKSAAHGHKTLHCFSSRSANSMGSRGNKISMGSCHSGKTGHGSGHGSGYGSGFSIGGIGYGFGGSGCSGGINNVTVNQGLLAPLNLEIDPSIQRVRTEEKNQIRGLNDKFASFIDKVRFLEQQNKMLETKWSLLQEQRSAHFQIEPLFEAFIGNLRRQLESLGCERERLDSERNSMEQSVEELRRRYEEEVSRRTAAENEFVGIKRDVDAAFMNRAELQGKADSLNEEINFLRTLYDAEIAQLQAQISDTSVVVSMDNSRDLDLDGIIAEVRSQYEDIANRSRAEAEATYQSRFEELQTAAGRNGNNLQSSRDEICELNRAIQRLRGEIDNVKAQRSSLESAINEAEDRGESAVRDAKNKLSELEGALQKAKQEMARQLREYQELMNVKLALDIEIATYRKMLEGEEGR; this comes from the exons ATGTCTCATCACTCCATCCTTGGTACCTCTGGACACAAGCACTTCAGCTCCTGTTCAATGGCTTCTCCTAAACATGGCAGCTCTTACCACACATTATCTCACTCCTCCAAATCAGCAGCTCATGGTCATAAGACCCTGCATTGCTTCAGCAGCAGAAGTGCCAATAGTATGGGTTCCAGGGGAAACAAGATCTCAATGGGAAGCTGCCATTCTGGGAAAACTGGACACGGATCTGGACATGGATCTGGATATGGATCTGGTTTCAGTATTGGAGGTATTGGTTATGGATTTGGGGGATCTGGTTGCTCTGGAGGTATCAACAACGTTACTGTGAACCAAGGTCTTCTGGCTCCTCTCAACCTGGAGATAGACCCAAGCATTCAGCGAGTGAGGACTGAAGAGAAGAATCAGATTAGAGGACTGAATGACAAATTTGCTTCTTTCATTGACAAG gttAGATTTTTGGAACAGCAGAATAAAATGCTGGAGACAAAGTGGTCTTTATTACAAGAACAGAGAAGTGCCCACTTTCAGATAGAACCACTGTTTGAGGCTTTTATTGGTAACCTCAGGAGACAGCTGGAGAGTCTGGGATGTGAAAGAGAACGTCTGGACTCAGAAAGGAACAGTATGGAGCAATCTGTGGAAGAACTAAGGAGAAG ATATGAAGAAGAAGTGAGCAGACGCACTGCTGCAGAGAATGAGTTTGTTGGAATAAAGAGG GATGTGGACGCAGCTTTTATGAATAGAGCGGAATTACAAGGAAAGGCTGATTCCCTGAATGAAGAGATCAATTTCTTGAGGACTCTGTATGATGCG GAAATAGCCCAGCTCCAGGCTCAGATCTCAGACACCTCAGTGGTTGTGTCCATGGATAACAGTCGGGATCTGGACCTGGATGGAATCATTGCTGAGGTCAGATCTCAATATGAGGACATTGCTAACAGGAGCAGAGCTGAGGCGGAGGCCACGTACCAGTCACGG TTTGAGGAGCTTCAGACAGCGGCAGGAAGAAATGGGAACAATCTGCAGAGCAGCAGAGATGAGATCTGTGAATTAAATCGTGCGATTCAGAGACTAAGAGGAGAAATCGACAATGTGAAAGCACAG CGCTCTTCACTTGAATCTGCAATAAATGAAGCTGAGGATCGTGGGGAATCTGCTGTCAGAGATGCCAAGAACAAGCTTTCTGAGTTGGAAGGTGCTCTACAGAAGGCCAAGCAGGAAATGGCACGCCAACTGCGAGAATACCAGGAGCTGATGAATGTGAAACTGGCTCTGGATATTGAGATTGCCACCTACAGGAAGATGCTGGAAGGAGAGGAGGGCAGGTGA